The following proteins are encoded in a genomic region of Corylus avellana chromosome ca4, CavTom2PMs-1.0:
- the LOC132178124 gene encoding uncharacterized protein LOC132178124, whose amino-acid sequence MGCTDGQNVLYAAYKFIGGASRWWETKKELLDQELRGAEITWACFKKEFNDRFFSRAQQLCAKEFHNLVQGNLTIELYAAKFMELARFALNLVPDEESRTERFQEGLHPRIRDRVTCFEIKDFTKLVNVATIAKRGH is encoded by the coding sequence ATGGGCTGCACTGATGGACAGAATGTCCTCTACGCCGCTTACAAGTTTATAGGTGGAGCATCCAGATGGTGGGAGACCAAGAAAGAACTATTGGACCAAGAGTTGAGAGGAGCCGAGATCACTTGGGCCTGTTTTAAGAAagaatttaatgatagattCTTTTCTAGAGCCCAACAACTCTGCGCCAAGGAATTTCATAATCTAGTTCAAGGTAACCTGACTATAGAGCTATATGCTGCCAAATTCATGGAATTGGCAAGGTTTGCTCTGAACTTGGTTCCTGATGAGGAGTCAAGGACTGAAAGATTCCAAGAAGGCCTGCACCCACGAATTAGGGATAGGGTCACTTGCTTCGAAATCAAAGACTTCACTAAATTAGTGAATGTTGCTACTATCGCAAAAAGGGGACACTAG